The DNA sequence tatttgataatattttatggaGTTGAAAACTAACCTTGTGACATAATATgtgcgagatcccacataggttggagaggggaacgaaacatttttataaaggtgtggaaacctctcttatAACGGTCCAGAcacactgctagcagatattgtcctctttggactctCCCTTTCAGACTTTCCTTCAAGGGTTTATAAAGTGATCGTtgggtagaggtttccacacccttacaaaggatgtttcattttcctccccaactgatgtgggatctcacaatccaccccccttcggggccagcatccttactggcacatcgcttcGTGTCTACCTTCGAGGAACAACCTCCTTGCTAacacatcgcctagtgtctgCCTCTGATACAATTTCTAACGGCCCAGGCCCACTGCTAGCGGATATTgacctctttgggctttttctttcgagtttcccctcaaggctttaaaacgcgtttgctagggagaggtttccacacccttataaagggtgtttcgttctcctctccaaccgatgtggatctcacatcctcctaacagacgcgttttaaaaaccttgagagtaagcgcgaaagggaaaactaaaaaaggacaatatttgttagcagtgtgtttgagttgttacaaatggtatcagagccagacaccggatagtgtgccagcgaggatgctgaactccgaagaggggtggacaccaaacagtgtgtcagcgaagatGGTTagataacatttttttttttttttttgtcatttgatAACATTTTTCGTTCCTTCATTCTTTTAGCCATTTGATAACATTTTTTGTAGTTGAAAATTAAGGTTTGTATGTATCATATTGAATATGTTTCCATGCATTTGAAgatcattcaaaattttattgattttgttaaGAGAATATATTGTAGATTCTATATAATCAAGGAGCTAGAAAGGTTGCTGTTTTTGGAGTGGGGGTTTTGGGGTGTACTCCCTTTGCAATGGCTACCCATGACACTCGAGGATCTCTATGTGTGGACGAAATCAACAATGCTGTTCAACTCTTCAATATTGGCCTCAAGTCTCTTGTTCAAGAGCTCAATGCTAATTTCACTGATGCCAAGCATACATTCATTGACCTATACCAAATTTCCTCACAAGGTATTCCAAATCAACAAATTTTAGGTATTGATTTCGTTTTTCGTTTTCTGATATTGGTAATTGTGCTTGTTTCCTTACCATTTCTTTGTTATGGGTTTTCATTAAGCAAAAACATTGAAATTCATAATCAAATTCCAAGAACAGCTCTGTTGATGATCATTTCACTTGTAAGGACCCATACTCAGAAGTTGGAATTCGGATTCGGCACTTAATGATCTTGTCATTCCCATGCGACATGGTCACATCAACTACTTCTCGTTTCTTAAGAATAAAAACTATCCATATAGACCAACACGGGTCCTTCTAACATGCTTTGTCCTCGCTTACATGAAGGTGCACTTTGTTGGTATAAAGAGCTACTTTCATTTCCTGTAAGTACTTTTTAGTCACCGGATGTGatttcagttcattcatgtacctctcCTTTACTCGGGCGTCACATGTTCGCCAGCTTCCGCCTTGGTTTGTCCCAAAACCACATTTTGTGtaaagcccaagcccactgcggacagatattgtcctctttcctTGGTTTGTCCCCAAACCACATCTTAGGTAAGCCAAATCCACCACTAGGAGATAGTGTCCTCtctgggttttccctttcgagctttccctcaaggctttaaagcgcgtctgctaggaaaaggtttcaaCATTCTTACAaaagatgtttcgttctctttcccaatcaatgtgagactctCACATTTTATTAGGAGAGATAtcattctgataccatttataacgatCCATGCTTAGAATTTCAATTCCTAATCTAAACTCGAGGTATGAGTTGTAACCACGCTAGTTTCTTTGTTTGGCCTATAAATATTAACCACTAAAAATACGAACTTGCAGGTCCACCAGTTTCATTTACCCCTTGCTGTCAAGTGAAGCTTAGTGGAGAGCAATGTGATCCTTATGGAAAAATATGTGGCAATAGAAGTGAAGCCATATTTTGGGATGGAGTTCATCCAACTGAGATTGCATTCATGGCGTTGGCTAACAGGTCCTTTAATGCTCAACTTCCCAGTGACAGTCACCCTTTTGATATTAGCCATCTTGCTCAGCTGAAACTCCCATAAAGGTTTTAGTTCCTTGGAGTAAACCTTGGAGTAACCCTTTGCTCTTTGCTCTAATTCTACCAATTCTAGATGTTTTAGACTAATAATGTAATATCACATTTAGAGTTAACGTTGGATGTTATTTATGATCGATATATGTGTGAGCTAGAACCGAACATGTGTATGATGCTTAATAAACGATAGATATATTGTGCTTATGTTGGTTGtaatatcaaataaatgttTAGGGATGTTATATGTGATTGATATGTCTGTTTTGGTCTGTTTTACGTATCGTGGTCAGCTTCACCGTTTaaaaaacatgtctattaATGAGATgtttctaaataattataaggaatgtttcgttcccctctccaactgatgcgGAGaattcacaattcaccctttTGGGAACCCAGGGTCATCGCCGGCACACTGtttggctatgataccatttgtaagtgACCCTACCGTTGGTTTGGTTATAATTGTATGCTAAATGTGACATGGGCCCGTGGCTTCATGGCATATACTCATATATGCAAAATGTTATGaaactttaaaacgcatctagtaaggagaggttttcacactatTATAAggaacgtttttttttatctcacaatccacccctcactggcacaccgcccagtgtttgGTTCAAATACcatatgtaacagcccaaacctaCTGTTAcgcagatattgtctgattTGGCCCACTATGtgtcgttgtcagcctcatgattttaaaatgcatctacttagaagaggtttccacactcttataaggaatgaatgaatgtttcgttctcctctccaactgatgcgggatttcacaattcatccccttAGGGGCTAGCGTCTTTATTGGCACGggttttggtccgttacgtgtcatcgtcagcctcacagtttaaAAGCGTGTCTGTTTGGAAGAAGTTTtctgtaacgcccctaattttctccaCCCTAATTAGCGACGTTACTTTATATTCATCAAATCAACAGGACAAGAGTTCACACGGAAACAGTCTCGATAACGAAAATGCATTCATCAATTTAAGCAGTTCATACCTAGGAAAAACAATTGCGACAACCTAGCCTAGAAGTAATCAACAGAGACTAAGAAAACAATTTGCAAGACTAAGAACCCAAGAGAATTCAACAGGCGCTACGACACAACAAACCCTCCTCAAGTTTTCCATGGCCCTTCGCCTCATCCACCGTCacccgtacatgggagccttgccctTTCCTGAAAAATattggtagcacgtggcttgagtattatataaaatacccagtaagtcgccccactgttggggttaaaCATATATTCATACATTCGGATATAAGCAGTCGCACACAGTACATCTACATGTCGCACACGATACACATACATGACGCACACAACACACATACATGTCACACAGAATACCCATACATGTCGCACATCGTTACCATACATGTCGCACACTGCTAGAAGAACGGAACTGAGAGAGATGTTTGTCTTCCATTCCTTCCCATGGCCTTAGGCCCTTGCCTTGTCCGGGCGGGGGTGGATGCATGGTAATTTCCCACACATGGCCCACGTGTGTGATCGTGGGCCCACCAGGCGAGCTCGCAAGCGAACTCCCTGGGCCTGGCTTGGTCGGGTATGTATGACATACAATACCGGACGCCACGGACAAAGGAGGGCCTGCATGATATCGTGGCGAACACAATATCGAATATACGCATCCATACCATCCGTAGCATAACGGGGGAGTGCCCCAACCATAGCGTGCATGAGGTTCTTAAGGTTTACCTCCATGGCATTACACATACGACGCTCCATCCCCTCGCCGCATTACGTAGCATAACCGGGACCACATTAGGCAAGCATAACAGAGCATAACAGGGTCCACATTGAGCAAGCATGTCCTAGCATACTAGTCATCTTATTCATGGCATGTGGGGTTCTCATTACAATCATAACATGTCAATCAAGCTCATCATACATACAGGGCGACAAAACGCGTCACAACATCATATTCATAAACATGGCATACATAGCAATTCACTGCAAGAATCACATACATAAACAAAGCAGGCATAGCATTTCACGGCAAGAAACATCTAACCTAGCATACAGCAACAAcatatggtgcatgcaagggccacagggcacgcaccaacatacatacataactaACGCCAACAGTAAGGTTACTTACCTCCTTGGCCTTGACCGAAGTCGCCCACAACGCTAACTCCAGCGCCTAACTACCTCCTATAAGACAACATGATACACTTAGAGCGCCTTCACAACTATCCCTCGTGTCTAGCTACCAAGTACGTCCCTATCGCAAGCTATTTGTCACACATGGAGTTATACTGACCTCAAATGGTTGAAACGAGGGCGGAAATGGCTTCGGAAGGGTCGAAAACCTAGGAATCGGTATACTATTCGGATGTCGAGCCGCCAAGCCGCACTTAGCCGAGCCGGAGGTTCGCGAAGCCGCCAGTGGAGTAGAAAACGATGGCTGCGACGAACACCGCCGGCGCAGGGTTTCTGGAACGCCTCCGGTTTGGGCCACAAAGGGGACGAGGCCCTGGGGTGGTGTCCGAACGCGGGCTGAGAGGTCTCGCCGAATGCCGGGGGTCGACCCGCGCCTGCGCTGCGTCTTCCTCGCCCAAAAGTCCCGACGGTCCAACTCGCAGGGCTTGGCTATGGTCGTCGGTGGATGCGTCGTCGCTCGTCCGTTCTCCGGTGGCGCGTCGGCTTCCTCCTGCTTCAAACCCCACTAGCACTCCCTTCTCCCTAAAGGAGGTGGCCACTCCTAGGGTTTATGGGAGCCNtttttttttttttttttttttttttttttttttttttctctcctctctcatcAGAAGGTGTACCGTTacattttcacacctttataagggtgtaaggaacgtttcgttttcttttgcaaCCGATATAGAATCTCACACATTCTTTTCCCTCGATCGAATTTTACCATTGCTCTCACGTTAAAGTAAGATCGATGTATTTTCCTAAGGAatccacaaaagaaaaatgaaaatgagaagcCTTAGGAACACAAAATTGGTAgtatccttttcctttttttccaGCCACACCCCATAGCAAACTCACGATCATTAAAGACCTCAAATTGCacaaccaacccaaaaatgtGAAGGACAATGGAGGCCCAATATATTATAGGGTACCCTACACAAGATGAAGCAACAATGATCAATTTTACTCCCacttagatttttatttggattatattattttcgCTTTTACCCGTGTCCAAGTGCACCACTAGTAGGTATTGTCTGCTTTGCCTTATTATGTATCGTTATTAGCCTCACgtaaaaggtttccacactcttataaggaacgttcaattttcctctctaactgatgcgatatctcacaattcaccccttggagacccaacatcctcgctagggatgctgacacactgctcggtgtcggctctgatacaatttgtagCAACTCAACTTcacgctaacaaatattatccgcttcGGCCTGTTAaatatcgccgtcagtctcatggtttaAAAATGTGTAATGTTAAGGAGATATTTCAacacatttataagaaatgtttccatcctctttccaaccaatgtgggatcttacataCATAAAGGGTAGAGGATCCAAAATTTGGATCATTGAAAAAGTAAGTAATCCATTATCAAGTTAGTCATGCTCGTGTCAGCCCTcgttctttttctctctctcttttaattttctttttaagtttaacAACGTTATGTAGAGTAGAGATTTGTCTTTTTTATCGAGAATCTACAActtaaccaaataaattatgCTCGGACTCGAGGCCTTCTCTCTTGATGGCTATATGCCAAGGAGAATAAATTCTATGCCAATATGAATAGTGTTATGGGCTTATGGTGTGCGTTTAATTCAGCTTTTCAGCCATAAAAATGCCCCCTTGACAAAGTCACCTTCCCATCAAGATGCTGCCCACACTCCTTCACACTTGTAAATGGAACTTGTTCTTCCAAggattttagaattttcttccatgaataaaatttaatctaagatttattgaacataaaatagtattttaatccataaaactatataatataaaaccTAGAATGAAATAGTTATTATAACCgtccaggcccaccgctagcagatattgtcctctttgtttttctctttcgagcttcacctcaaaggctttaaaacgcgtctgttagggaaatattttcacacccttataaacggtgtttcgaggcccagcgtcctcgttggcactcgtttctttctccaatcgatgtgggaccctacCAAACctacccctttggggcccagcgtccttactggcacatcgcctcatgtctacccccttcgaggaacaacCTATTCACTAGCACATAGTCCagtaagggaaagcccaaaaaccttgaggagaagcttggaagggaaactccaaagaggacagtatctgaATGAGCACCGATTCCACTATGTAACTCTAaaagacgcattttaaagcctcgagggaaagcccaaagagaacaatatctaccaacggtgggcttgggccattataGATATAGAATTCTAAGAGGGAAAATGTACTTgagcaaataaaatataccaaaactaaaagaaggggaaagaaaaacacatgcaactctTGGGAGCCCACATGTGATGTAGATAGAGAATCAATGCATCCTTATTGTATACCATTTTTTGTGTGCAATATTTGAAGTTCATTGATTTTAGTTTCCAAGTGAATAAAGGaatcaaattccaattttGATTGGTCCTTACAAATGTACTTTTATGCCAATTGCATTAGTGAATATACATTGCCAATTATCTTACACAAGATCAAGTATCAAATGCTCTCTACAaataatggaagaaaaaatagtGGCTTTCATTAGTTTCATGCAAGTATGTTTACTAAATAGTGGCTATGATTTATCTTAGAAAGATTTGGATGGTCGTATAAATGAGGGGATATAAATGAACTAATACTGAGGATgtcagatcccacatcggttggagaggagaacgaaacattccttataagtgtgtgtAAACCTAAACCGTGAAACTAATGTTGATttgtaacgggctaaagtggataatatttgctaatggtgagatttgattattataaatggtatcagagttagacattgggcggtgtgtcagcgaggacgctggtcccccaagggggtggatctCGATCCTACCtcagttggaaaggggaacaaaacattccttaaaagggtgtgaaacccTCTCTTTAGCAGATGTGTTTTCAAACAGTAagactgacgatgatacgtaacgtgccaaaatggacaatatctgttagtagtgggtttgggcctTTACAATATCTGAAAGtgatcataaaaatatttatgttgggtgactttctaaaaattttctgaggaaacatgtgagtgaagacaaagaTTGACATTTTATTGCATCCTTGCATCTCATCCCATGTAACATGAGCACGTTACCCTATTTGTCTTGAACTACTTCTAAGGGAAGTCTCCGTTATCTCACATGTACGAGGCCATATATTTCTTATAGTGTTGGAGTTGTGAGCCGATTCATGGATCTTTTATTCTTATCGCTCCGGGTTTCAATCTATATGACCTCTAGTCCGTACAAAATCAACATCTTTCATTGCCAAACATACTCAACTTTGGAGCTTTTGTGATGAAGCcactcaaaaagaaaagtgtaCCTTGTTAGCATAAGTAATAATTTCAGGTTCAGTCGAAGAGATCGAAGCAAAGTCATCAATTCAACTATTCACACGGTCTCCCGACCTCTTTTCCAAATATCGATTCATTCTTGTACCCATCTTTACACAAACGTCGCAATACTAGTAACCGAGAAtgatttttaagaaatataaacAATAAAGCGATGCCATTTTTAAAGCACGAGTATATAACTCAACGATAAAACTTTATCTATCttctatgaaattaaaaggttTAATCTTTCgtcataatattaaataaaaaaaatgatataatatacTCTATCATTCAATACAATCTAAAAATCTACCCATTTGACGACGTATGCAAGAGCTCATTCACATAAAATATTCGATTTTTCTGGTTATCGAAATGAGAGATGGTTCAAGAAGAGCTAAATTGAGAGAacgagaagaatgaaaaatagaaagatcGAGCTAACCCGACATAGACAACGACATAGACAACCAAGTGATTGAGATATCTTGAAtcgacccaaaaaaaaaagaatggagaTCAAGGATGTAAGTTCAAATTGATGGAAGAGAATGTGATAAGTTTTAAGtggttgaaaaaaataagcaaattttaaaaagaattatacattaaaaaaatgttcttaaaAAGTGGAGATTCCTTTGGCAATTTAAGATGAACCATTTGAGAAtgaatcttatttatttaaatttcatatcatttcatgacATAATATCGATCATATCTCATCATATCGTCTTATTGAGCTACTTTAGGTTATCAACCTATTTAGATTTATCAATACTTATACTATAAGGTTGTTACTATATCAAATATACAATCTAGAGTTACGAGGTCATAGCCTTATAGCTTACCTACTTCAGTATGTCTTTGTCActagagatgtccattttATCCGTGGTGTCGGGACCTACCTAGAACGAAGCAAAAATTCACCGTTTAGACGAAAAATGAAGAGGGAGTGGAGACCGCTTTTTCTCTATTAGATAAATGGGATCGAGGATGAGATTATATTTTTCCGTCCCTACTCCGATAAATGAGGTAGGTTTCCTATCTCAATTTATTTACTAGAACTCCTTCGAAATTATCTCAATCATTGATGTCATGTGATCCATCCAACGATCTGTATCATATAGTGTAGCTCTTCTAAACTCATATCTCAATCATTGATGTCTCATGAGCTATTCAACGATTGGTTATTCATCAACTAACTCCAGTGATCATACCTCGATTATTGGTATCATACTTAATGATTGTTTTATACTATCGAGCTccattaaatttcaaaatgtagttttctttgtttaaaaatGGTTTCAGTCTAATTCAGATCGTTAATCGACTGATAACGAAGTGATGTAGTTGTTAAGTTGTTTGTACGTTATTGCCTTGAAGaaatgtattaatttttatattcatttagaCTTCTGTGGTTGAGAAATGAACcataataactaaatttagTGATCAAGCTCGGTCGAGAAATGAGCTTCTTCAACTAACTAAACCTAGTGATCAAGTTCAACCGAGAGATGAGCCACGTCAACCGAGCCGAGGAGGACAATGGTCTTCTTAACCCatttggttatttttatttgttcttagtattcctcaatatttttttaattattattattattatttgacaaTAAGCTAAcactaatttcaatttaacTAATATAACAAGCACATTGTAAAAACGACGGCGTTTCAATCAAACGGCAGCCATCCCAGAAGGATAACGGTCGTCAACAGGACTAGGACTCCCATCGGCTGGCTCAATCCTCCTCAGCATAAACCCAGCCGGCTTCCCAGACGGATCATCCTCGTCATTGTACACGTAAGCAAACCCCCCATGCCTCGTCATATCCATCCCTGCCATCTCATCCTCCCTCGATATCCTCAGCAATTTCGCCTTCTTCAGCCCATAAAACAATCCCCCCATCGTCACCGACACCCACCCCACAATCGCCGCTATCTCCACCAATTGCGCCGCCAGTAGCCTCCCTCCGCCGCCCATAAACAACCCAAACGGCCGCCCTGCCTTATAAACCTCCGCCACGTACTCCTTTCTCGCGAATAATCCCGTGAATATCAACCCCCACGCGCCACATCCGCCGTGGAGTTGCGCTGCCTCTAATGGGTCATCGTAGCTGCACTTCTCGGCTAGCTTGTTGAAGCCAATTAGAATCCAAGCCGCTACGAATCCACATATCACAGCCGCCCATGGGTCCACTACGGCGCAGCCGGCTGTGATGGCTGCGAAGCCACCTAATAAGCCGTTGCACACGTCGATTACGTTCCAATGTCCAACTAACAGCCGTTTTGAGAAGAGCGTTGTTAGCGCGGCTGTGCATCCGGCTAATGTTGTCGTGACTCCGGTTCGGCCTATGGCGCTCCATTGGCCGTAATAAGGGCGGCCGTCGTTGTAGGATTTGGAGATAGTTAGAAACGAACCGGGGTTGAACCCGTACCAGCCGAACCAGAGGAGGAATGAACCGAGGACGACTAAGGAAGCGCTATGGCCACGTAGAGCTACGGACCGGCCTGAACGGTCGAATCGGCCGATTCGTGGGCCTTCGATTAAGGCGCCCCACAAGCCGGCTATGCCGCCGACCATGTGGACCACGCCTGACCCAGCGAAGTCGATTGCGCCTGAGTTGAATAGGAGGTTACTGGGTCGAGCCGCGCTAGCCCAGCCATCGGCCGACCAGAACCAGTGGGAGACTATGGGGTAGACAAAACCGGTTAGGACGGTCGAGTAAATGAGGTAGGCTACGAATTGGGTTCGCTCGGCTATTGAACCGCTTGTGATGCCTGTtaaaaacaagaataaaatatgaaaaatattctaTTATTTCAAACTATTGATAGCCACACAAgcttttaaatattacaaatttaaatgaaaaatatttaaaatatattttttttttaatttaaaatgatttaactCGAGGTTGGAGCCCTCGAGAGATCTGCCCCAAATAGAGTAGAAAATTAGATAGGTTCATTTAACCCGAAAACGAAATCTTGTGGGACCCACTCCAAACTGGAGAATTTCCGTTAAGGAGAATAGGGAAAAATGCCCACGAGAGATCTGCCCTAAATAGAGTGGAAAATTAGAAACGTTCATTTAACCCGAAAACGGAATCTTGTAGGACCCACTCCAAACAAGAGAATCTCCGTTAAggagaataaagaaaaattaaaaagacaTTGTTCCGTGTTAGATAAACCCGTCTCCTCCCCTTTTATacagaattaattttttatatacttaTTTACGTGgctatcaaaatttgaatttttagaaattatgttgtattttatattatatttttatttatgaaatattattgaataatcaattcaaaaatcattttaaattaattttttaaatatattaaaagattagaaaataattttcataaaaataaatggagaattttACTGAATATTGAGATGAGACTGTAACAGCTTAAGTCTACAGCTAACAGATATTTAAAACGTGTgtaagggagaggtttccacattcttacaaacaatgtttcgttctcctcctgaaccgatatgggatctcacaagaacGGTCTTATTCTCGATAGAGATTTCTAAATGTcgagtttaaaattaatcgGACTATGTTGACGAGTATTAAGAACATGCGGCAGCAATAGCAAAGGCCCATTGGTAAAGAAAGAAGCTATAATCAGTGGAGGGGTTAGGGAAATGGGAGAGGCCAAAAAAGTGGCGACCGATGAAGGAGTTAGACGGGGCACCAAAGGCGAAGGCGAAGCCGAAGAGGTAGTACGAGAGGCCACCGGCAGCGGCGTCGAGGACGTTGGTGAGCATGATGTTCATGGTGTTCTTGGCACGGACCGAGCCAGCGCATAGCATGGCGAAGCCAAGTTGCATGGCGAAGACGAGGTAGGCAGAGAAGAGAAGGTAGGTGTTGTCGAGGGCGTAggaggtggacgtgagagtGGCGGCAACCGTGTTGAACCTCGAGCAGAGGTAGTCGGCCACGGCGGAGGAGTTGGCGGTGGCGGTCGAGCCGAGGAGGGTGGCCAAGTCGGAGGGTTGGCAGGAAAGAGTGGCCATGGTGAGAGAGTGGGAAATGGCCAAGGGAGGATGAGTGTGTGTTAGGGATGGAGAGAGTGTTTGGTGGAGATTTATAGAGGAAAGTCAATCTTTCTCACATGGATGACtttgattttactttttaaaaaaatattaatttatttctttttttatttttttaattacattttatcGGGCATCGCTGTTAATAATTCTCGAACTTGTAAAATCgtgttaattattttgttctcgtaatttaattatttttttttaaattgatctCTCCCgtcttgtttttgaaattgtatGTTTATCTTGATTAGAGATAGACACAGGGCATAGATGGGGAAGATGTCCATAGAGCGGGTGGAGATGGAGAAGTCTTCCACGTCCCCATCTCTGCGAAATTAACAATTTATCTCCATTTATTTATCCATCTCGTTTGAAAgagactcaagtgtcgaataaagggtgtactttgttcgaagactctagagaaggagtcgagcctcgattaaggggaggctgtttgagggctccataggcctcgaGAGAAGCTCTacggtatactttgttcgaggaaaaaattgttgaggattattggaagggagtcccacattgctcggtgtctggctctagataccatttgtaacagctcaagcccgatttccacacccttataaacaatattctattcctctttccaaccaatgtgggatctcacaatccacccgtCTTGGGGGCTAGGAGCCAGTGCTCTCGCACGCACacttttgagatctcacaattcgcCCCTCTTGGGGGCTAGGGGGGCCAAccattgtgggatctcacaatccacctctttggAGGCATAGCATCCTCCCTGACACACTacttggtgtctagctctagatactatttgtaacagctcaatcCCGATTTTTACACTCTTAAACAGAATtctgttcccctctctaaccaatgttggatctcacaatccacccctttggaggCATAGCGTCCTCCCTGACACACTcctcagtgtctagctctagataccattttgtaacagctcaatcccaattttcacactcttatacgGAATATTCTGTTCCCCTCTCTACcaatgttggatctcacaatccactcctcttgGGGGCTAGGAGGCCAGcttc is a window from the Cucurbita pepo subsp. pepo cultivar mu-cu-16 chromosome LG07, ASM280686v2, whole genome shotgun sequence genome containing:
- the LOC111798294 gene encoding ammonium transporter 1 member 2, with product MATLSCQPSDLATLLGSTATANSSAVADYLCSRFNTVAATLTSTSYALDNTYLLFSAYLVFAMQLGFAMLCAGSVRAKNTMNIMLTNVLDAAAGGLSYYLFGFAFAFGAPSNSFIGRHFFGLSHFPNPSTDYSFFLYQWAFAIAAACITSGSIAERTQFVAYLIYSTVLTGFVYPIVSHWFWSADGWASAARPSNLLFNSGAIDFAGSGVVHMVGGIAGLWGALIEGPRIGRFDRSGRSVALRGHSASLVVLGSFLLWFGWYGFNPGSFLTISKSYNDGRPYYGQWSAIGRTGVTTTLAGCTAALTTLFSKRLLVGHWNVIDVCNGLLGGFAAITAGCAVVDPWAAVICGFVAAWILIGFNKLAEKCSYDDPLEAAQLHGGCGAWGLIFTGLFARKEYVAEVYKAGRPFGLFMGGGGRLLAAQLVEIAAIVGWVSVTMGGLFYGLKKAKLLRISREDEMAGMDMTRHGGFAYVYNDEDDPSGKPAGFMLRRIEPADGSPSPVDDRYPSGMAAV